A DNA window from Kineococcus endophyticus contains the following coding sequences:
- a CDS encoding family 1 glycosylhydrolase, producing MQPFPDDFLWGVATSGHQTEGDNVHSDTWFLEHAEPTLFREPSGPACGSWDRVEADLDLAAGLGLDAFRFSVEWARVEPARGEVSVAALDHYDHLVDAALVRGLRPLVTYNHFTSPHWFAAAGSWLAPDAADRFADQVDRVTARIGDRLQAAVTLNEPNLEQLLQASGKLPPEAETLKRAMLDSAARAAGTERYYSSNVVPADVQDAFCHAMTRAHRAARSAAKALRSDLPVGVSIALADERALPGGETHRDARRAAVYDHWLHVAREDDFVGVQNYEVFWHGPDGEVVPEGPRNGMGSSADPSSLAGAVRYAHEVSRVPVLVTEHGMQTEDDTERAAFLPASLELLADEVAAGTPVLGYCHWTLLDNFEWIFGYGPKLGLFAVDRATLERTAKPSAAVYRDLVATARNHSRGSARVVPAPA from the coding sequence GTGCAACCCTTCCCCGACGACTTCCTCTGGGGCGTCGCGACGTCCGGCCACCAGACCGAGGGCGACAACGTGCACAGCGACACGTGGTTCCTCGAGCACGCCGAACCGACGCTGTTCCGCGAACCCTCCGGACCCGCCTGCGGCAGCTGGGACCGCGTCGAGGCGGACCTCGACCTCGCCGCGGGTCTCGGGCTCGACGCCTTCCGGTTCTCCGTCGAGTGGGCCCGGGTGGAACCCGCCCGCGGCGAGGTCTCGGTGGCGGCGCTCGACCACTACGACCACCTCGTCGACGCGGCGCTCGTCCGGGGGTTGCGACCCCTCGTGACGTACAACCACTTCACCTCCCCGCACTGGTTCGCCGCCGCGGGTTCCTGGCTCGCCCCCGACGCCGCCGACCGGTTCGCCGACCAGGTGGACCGGGTGACCGCCCGGATCGGGGACCGGCTCCAGGCGGCCGTCACGCTCAACGAACCCAACCTCGAGCAGCTGCTGCAAGCGAGCGGGAAGCTGCCGCCGGAGGCCGAGACGCTCAAGCGGGCCATGCTCGACAGCGCGGCCCGGGCGGCCGGGACGGAGCGCTACTACTCCTCCAACGTGGTGCCCGCCGACGTGCAGGACGCGTTCTGCCACGCGATGACCCGGGCGCACCGGGCCGCGCGGTCCGCCGCGAAGGCCCTGCGCTCCGACCTGCCCGTCGGGGTCTCGATCGCTCTGGCCGACGAACGCGCCCTGCCCGGGGGTGAGACCCACCGGGACGCCCGCCGCGCCGCCGTCTACGACCACTGGTTGCACGTCGCCCGCGAGGACGACTTCGTCGGCGTGCAGAACTACGAGGTGTTCTGGCACGGACCCGACGGTGAGGTGGTTCCCGAGGGGCCGCGCAACGGCATGGGCTCCTCGGCCGACCCGTCCTCCCTGGCCGGCGCCGTCCGGTACGCGCACGAGGTGTCCCGCGTCCCCGTGCTCGTCACCGAGCACGGGATGCAGACCGAGGACGACACCGAGCGGGCCGCGTTCCTGCCGGCCTCGCTGGAACTCCTGGCCGACGAGGTCGCGGCGGGGACGCCCGTCCTCGGGTACTGCCACTGGACGCTGCTCGACAACTTCGAGTGGATCTTCGGGTACGGCCCGAAGCTCGGGTTGTTCGCCGTCGACCGGGCCACGCTCGAGCGCACCGCCAAACCGTCCGCCGCCGTCTACCGCGACCTCGTCGCGACGGCCCGCAACCACAGCCGGGGGAGTGCCCGTGTCGTTCCAGCACCTGCGTGA
- a CDS encoding MFS transporter: MTLPSQLSVPLSAPRPVAPRGFSLLLLLACVGAGAAQMTAALLTLALKADQLDASTATTTISLSSGIAGVFTLVALPLVGTLSDRSRSRAGRRRPFLLGSALAFVAGGALLVVAPDVPTYVVAQLLTTLGFVGATITCTALLTDQLPADRRGPAAALVSLGTPLGALAGLGMTSPFGSDLVPLVALPTGLAVVCLVLLAVAVPDRCHPHPRPRVDLRQVLGMFWVNPLRHRDFAWVFTSRVLVFSGVAALNIYQPLFLMARLHVAPPDLGRSILLTVVVNAGVTLLVAPAVGRLSDRVGARKPFIVVAALVFTAGLVLAAVVTTFPGYLLACAVVGLGQGVYFAVELALATTVLPDPENPAKDLGLVKVADNLPQTLVAAVAPALIALGVHGADRNWSALFLAGAAAALLGGLAITFVRGAR, encoded by the coding sequence ATGACCCTTCCCTCCCAGCTCTCCGTGCCCCTCTCCGCCCCGCGACCGGTCGCCCCGCGCGGGTTCTCGCTCCTGCTCCTGCTGGCCTGCGTCGGCGCGGGGGCCGCCCAGATGACGGCGGCGCTGCTGACGCTGGCGCTCAAGGCCGACCAGCTCGACGCGAGCACCGCGACGACGACGATCTCCCTCTCCAGCGGCATCGCCGGGGTCTTCACGCTCGTCGCCCTCCCGCTCGTCGGCACCCTCAGCGACCGGTCCCGGTCCCGCGCGGGCCGTCGCCGGCCGTTCCTGCTCGGCTCCGCACTCGCTTTCGTGGCGGGCGGCGCGCTGCTCGTCGTGGCCCCCGACGTCCCGACCTACGTGGTGGCCCAGCTGCTGACCACGCTGGGCTTCGTGGGGGCGACCATCACGTGCACGGCGCTGCTCACCGACCAACTGCCCGCCGATCGCCGCGGACCGGCCGCCGCGCTCGTCAGCCTCGGCACGCCGCTCGGCGCGCTCGCCGGTCTGGGGATGACCTCGCCGTTCGGGTCGGACCTCGTGCCGCTCGTCGCGCTCCCGACGGGCCTGGCGGTGGTGTGCCTCGTGCTGCTGGCCGTTGCCGTGCCGGACCGCTGCCACCCGCACCCCCGACCGCGCGTGGACCTGCGCCAGGTCCTCGGGATGTTCTGGGTGAACCCGCTGCGCCACCGCGACTTCGCCTGGGTGTTCACGAGCCGGGTGCTCGTGTTCTCGGGCGTAGCCGCCCTGAACATCTACCAGCCGCTGTTCCTCATGGCCCGGCTGCACGTCGCGCCCCCGGACCTCGGCCGTTCGATCCTGCTGACCGTCGTCGTCAACGCCGGGGTGACGCTGCTCGTGGCGCCGGCCGTGGGCCGCCTCAGCGACCGTGTCGGAGCGCGCAAGCCCTTCATCGTCGTCGCGGCCCTCGTCTTCACGGCCGGGCTGGTCCTCGCGGCCGTCGTCACGACCTTCCCCGGGTACCTGCTCGCCTGCGCCGTCGTCGGTCTGGGCCAGGGCGTCTACTTCGCCGTGGAACTCGCGCTCGCCACGACGGTGCTGCCCGACCCGGAGAACCCGGCCAAGGACCTCGGTCTCGTCAAGGTGGCCGACAACCTGCCCCAGACCCTCGTCGCCGCGGTGGCGCCCGCCCTCATCGCCCTCGGTGTCCACGGTGCGGACCGGAACTGGTCCGCGCTCTTCCTCGCCGGGGCGGCGGCGGCCCTGCTGGGCGGTCTCGCGATCACCTTCGTCCGCGGCGCCCGCTGA
- a CDS encoding TetR/AcrR family transcriptional regulator: MAGPRGEYRKSAERRAQILEAASTVFARTGYSASSVNEIARVVGISQTGVLHHFAGGKPALLQAVLEQRDARAEDRLSGRHGREFLAGLVAISRAQADQRGLVQLYRLLAAEATDPAHPAHEYFSTRFRRIADAVTQAYREVADAGGLRPGLDPRTAALRTLAMTEGLELLWLQGFEVDMAGDIADFLDAHLTDPLARG; encoded by the coding sequence ATGGCTGGACCCCGCGGCGAGTACCGCAAGAGCGCTGAACGCCGGGCCCAGATCCTGGAGGCGGCCTCGACCGTCTTCGCGCGCACGGGCTACTCGGCGAGCTCCGTCAACGAGATCGCCCGGGTGGTGGGGATCAGTCAGACCGGGGTCCTGCACCACTTCGCGGGCGGCAAGCCGGCGCTGCTGCAGGCCGTCCTGGAACAGCGCGACGCCCGCGCCGAGGACCGCCTCAGCGGCCGGCACGGCCGGGAGTTCCTCGCCGGCCTCGTCGCCATCTCCCGGGCCCAGGCCGACCAGCGGGGACTCGTGCAGCTCTACCGGCTGCTGGCGGCGGAGGCCACCGACCCGGCCCACCCCGCGCACGAGTACTTCTCGACGCGCTTCCGTCGCATCGCCGACGCCGTCACCCAGGCCTACCGCGAGGTGGCCGACGCCGGGGGTCTGCGCCCGGGCCTCGACCCGCGGACCGCCGCCCTGCGCACCCTCGCCATGACCGAGGGGTTGGAACTGCTGTGGCTGCAGGGGTTCGAGGTGGACATGGCCGGCGACATCGCCGACTTCCTGGACGCCCACCTGACGGACCCGCTGGCCAGGGGCTGA
- a CDS encoding AbfB domain-containing protein, whose translation MTALIPASPTSRRTVLRAGAAAVLVGGLGTTVALRGAGSASAAAAGTYTVGSTPVALNTPSDPAVGRITPAADAATRGMFGAQVPWPVIPIHVAVGRNGHLTSWGTPVDTAAQGGTAYDDWDVAGGFARAAHTQTASMHDYNSFCNGPAVLPDGRFLVVGGNSSSMTMLYDPVTHEQTMGQNVRYQRWYATSLRLPDGRVLVLGGGNYYNTGAYRNPQDDSGVATVPEIGTGTGAWTSLTGAASTMAFGAEDNRWWYPRAFNGPRGTVVGTSGDQVWNLSVGGTGTIRKIGTLPFNPRVSGSQVMYAPGKILVSGGGQPFNEDGTTATAAAAVVDVNGTTAQITSTSPMADNRNWHNLTVLPNGDVLASGGTRVGTAGGDANSVKRAEIWNPASGTWRPAAAAARTRTYHSTALLMPSGAVFTGGGGVPGPEDNLNAELFYPPYLFTRAADGSTTWASRPVLTSIAGSATHGGTITLSLADTRTVGAASLISAGCVTHSENTDQRRVPLTVRQNGSTVSATLPSSVDVLPPGDYLLTVVDAAGVPSAAQVLTIRRGAPGLVTVGSATQVVGNGDPVTDPTGTVPLTVDTAVGLEAVNFAGYRVMHENFAVFLRQAGTGSPYGTRTDTSWAVRPGLADTAGVSFEAVTWPGYYLAAPAGGGAAGLVENDGTKGFAARATFVAVTGATGQGTTLQVWGDRTLQLRHQNFQVFAQKADTSDLGRADSTFTVRGGLVPAPALPPTPGRSLGFEALNFPGYRVMHENFAVYLRQAGTGSAAVVKTDTSWIARPGLADRAGVSFEASTWPGYYLTAPAGGGALGLVRNDGSAGLAGRATFAVVAGAAGQGSSFQVWSDRTLQVRHQNFQVVAQKADGSDLGRADSSFVLRSGLYPTPTV comes from the coding sequence GTGACCGCCCTGATCCCTGCCTCTCCGACGTCCCGCCGCACCGTCCTGCGGGCCGGAGCGGCCGCCGTCCTCGTCGGCGGCCTGGGCACCACCGTCGCGCTGCGCGGTGCCGGTTCCGCGAGCGCGGCGGCCGCCGGGACGTACACGGTGGGTTCCACGCCGGTCGCCCTCAACACCCCCTCCGACCCGGCGGTGGGACGGATCACGCCCGCCGCGGACGCCGCGACGCGCGGCATGTTCGGGGCGCAGGTGCCGTGGCCGGTGATCCCGATCCACGTCGCGGTGGGCCGCAACGGCCACCTCACCTCGTGGGGGACGCCGGTCGACACGGCGGCGCAGGGGGGCACGGCGTACGACGACTGGGACGTCGCCGGGGGTTTCGCCCGCGCCGCGCACACGCAGACGGCGTCGATGCACGACTACAACAGCTTCTGCAACGGCCCGGCCGTCCTGCCGGACGGGCGCTTCCTCGTGGTCGGGGGGAACTCCTCGAGCATGACCATGCTGTACGACCCCGTGACCCACGAGCAGACGATGGGGCAGAACGTCCGGTACCAGCGCTGGTACGCGACGTCGCTGCGGTTGCCGGACGGCCGCGTCCTCGTCCTGGGCGGGGGGAACTACTACAACACGGGCGCCTACCGGAACCCGCAGGACGACAGCGGTGTCGCGACCGTGCCCGAGATCGGCACCGGCACCGGGGCGTGGACGTCCCTCACGGGCGCGGCCAGCACGATGGCCTTCGGCGCCGAGGACAACCGCTGGTGGTACCCGCGGGCGTTCAACGGACCCCGTGGGACGGTCGTGGGGACCTCGGGGGACCAGGTGTGGAACCTGTCGGTCGGCGGCACCGGCACCATCCGCAAGATCGGGACGCTCCCGTTCAACCCCCGCGTCTCCGGTTCCCAGGTGATGTACGCCCCGGGCAAGATCCTCGTCTCCGGCGGTGGCCAGCCCTTCAACGAGGACGGGACCACGGCGACGGCGGCCGCCGCGGTCGTCGACGTCAACGGGACGACGGCGCAGATCACCTCCACGTCGCCCATGGCCGACAACCGCAACTGGCACAACCTCACGGTCCTGCCGAACGGCGACGTCCTGGCCTCGGGCGGGACGCGCGTGGGGACCGCCGGCGGCGACGCGAACTCCGTCAAGCGGGCCGAGATCTGGAACCCCGCCTCGGGGACCTGGCGGCCCGCGGCGGCGGCCGCCCGGACCCGGACCTACCACTCGACGGCCCTGCTCATGCCGAGCGGCGCGGTGTTCACCGGGGGCGGCGGGGTGCCCGGCCCGGAGGACAACCTCAACGCCGAGCTGTTCTACCCGCCGTACCTGTTCACCCGGGCCGCGGACGGGTCGACCACGTGGGCCTCGCGCCCGGTGCTGACGTCCATCGCCGGGTCGGCGACGCACGGCGGCACGATCACCCTCAGCCTGGCCGACACCCGCACGGTGGGCGCCGCCTCGCTCATCAGCGCGGGGTGCGTGACGCACTCGGAGAACACCGACCAGCGGCGCGTCCCGCTGACCGTCCGCCAGAACGGTTCGACCGTCTCGGCGACCCTGCCGTCCTCGGTGGACGTCCTGCCCCCGGGGGACTACCTGCTGACCGTCGTCGACGCGGCGGGTGTGCCGTCCGCGGCCCAGGTCCTCACGATCCGCCGCGGTGCGCCCGGCCTCGTCACGGTCGGCAGCGCGACGCAGGTCGTCGGCAACGGCGACCCCGTCACCGACCCCACGGGCACGGTCCCCCTCACCGTGGACACCGCCGTCGGGCTCGAGGCGGTGAACTTCGCCGGGTACCGGGTCATGCACGAGAACTTCGCGGTGTTCCTGCGGCAGGCGGGGACCGGAAGCCCCTACGGGACCCGGACCGACACGTCCTGGGCCGTGCGACCCGGTCTGGCCGACACCGCCGGGGTGTCGTTCGAGGCGGTCACGTGGCCGGGGTACTACCTGGCCGCGCCCGCCGGCGGGGGAGCGGCGGGCCTCGTCGAGAACGACGGGACGAAGGGTTTCGCCGCGCGGGCGACGTTCGTCGCGGTCACCGGAGCGACGGGACAGGGCACGACGCTGCAGGTCTGGGGCGACCGGACCCTGCAGCTGCGGCACCAGAACTTCCAGGTGTTCGCGCAGAAGGCCGACACCTCCGACCTCGGCCGGGCCGACAGCACGTTCACCGTGCGCGGGGGGCTCGTCCCGGCGCCTGCGCTGCCGCCCACCCCGGGCCGCTCCCTCGGGTTCGAGGCCCTGAACTTCCCGGGGTACCGCGTCATGCACGAGAACTTCGCGGTGTACCTGCGGCAGGCGGGCACGGGCAGTGCAGCAGTGGTCAAGACCGACACGTCGTGGATCGCCCGGCCCGGGCTGGCCGACCGTGCGGGCGTCTCGTTCGAGGCGTCCACCTGGCCGGGGTACTACCTCACGGCCCCGGCCGGTGGCGGCGCGCTCGGTCTCGTCCGCAACGACGGGTCGGCCGGTCTCGCCGGCCGCGCCACGTTCGCGGTCGTGGCCGGCGCCGCGGGCCAGGGGTCGTCGTTCCAGGTGTGGTCCGACCGCACGCTGCAGGTGCGTCACCAGAACTTCCAGGTGGTCGCGCAGAAGGCCGACGGTTCGGACCTGGGCCGCGCCGACAGCTCCTTCGTCCTGCGGTCCGGGCTCTACCCCACCCCCACCGTGTGA
- a CDS encoding EAL and HDOD domain-containing protein: MSDTTSGQPAPETRVRVGLQGIHTADRTVVAHELLFRAPGRHAASLRGRAEHDHATAQVITATFGEFGVAELGDGKPLFLNTTRSFFTGELPLPFSPEGVVLELLETVEVDHHVMEGVRRLKDRGFALAVDDFDGELHRVPALQHADYVKLDLEASGDRLPALVDLVRRANPRAQLVVERIETEEQFARCVDLGVELFQGYHLHRPDVVQKQTLDASHLTCVQLIAALHDLRTSTEAVLDLLAHDPGLSLRILKTVGSAAHAPRQGVTSLHQAVVLLGRRELASWVTLVLVGGTSTAPARPDTLGWIFTRAEACRALAPEDPDAGFTVGLLSAAAAVLGVAPADLTRGCALAPEVQEALVHRRGRLGAAIEAVVAHEDTTRVDEAPAGGEPSPDPGPARSPAPSPAPGPVGPDLTSEIYLTATLAARTRVRSLSRVPA, encoded by the coding sequence GTGTCCGACACGACCAGCGGCCAGCCCGCCCCCGAGACGCGGGTGCGCGTCGGGCTCCAGGGCATCCACACGGCGGACCGCACCGTCGTGGCCCACGAGCTGCTGTTCCGGGCCCCCGGACGCCACGCCGCCTCCCTGCGGGGCCGGGCCGAGCACGACCACGCGACCGCCCAGGTCATCACCGCGACCTTCGGGGAGTTCGGCGTGGCCGAGCTCGGCGACGGCAAACCCCTGTTCCTCAACACGACCCGCAGCTTCTTCACGGGCGAGCTGCCGCTGCCCTTCAGCCCCGAGGGCGTCGTGCTGGAACTGCTCGAGACGGTCGAGGTCGACCACCACGTCATGGAGGGCGTCCGCCGGCTCAAGGACCGGGGGTTCGCGCTGGCCGTCGACGACTTCGACGGCGAGCTGCACCGCGTCCCGGCCCTGCAGCACGCCGACTACGTCAAGCTCGACCTGGAGGCCAGCGGCGACCGGCTGCCCGCCCTCGTGGACCTCGTGCGCCGCGCGAACCCCCGCGCCCAGCTCGTCGTCGAACGCATCGAGACCGAGGAGCAGTTCGCCCGCTGCGTCGACCTGGGGGTCGAGCTCTTCCAGGGCTACCACCTGCACCGGCCCGACGTGGTGCAGAAGCAGACCCTCGACGCCTCGCACCTGACCTGCGTGCAGCTCATCGCCGCCCTGCACGACCTGCGGACGAGCACCGAGGCCGTCCTCGACCTGCTCGCCCACGACCCCGGCCTGAGCCTGCGCATCCTCAAGACCGTCGGCTCGGCCGCCCACGCACCCCGCCAGGGCGTCACCTCCCTGCACCAGGCGGTCGTCCTGCTCGGCCGCCGGGAGCTGGCGTCCTGGGTGACGCTGGTCCTGGTCGGCGGCACGTCCACGGCGCCGGCCCGGCCGGACACGCTGGGGTGGATCTTCACCCGGGCCGAGGCCTGCCGGGCGCTGGCCCCCGAGGACCCCGACGCCGGGTTCACCGTCGGGCTGCTGTCCGCGGCCGCCGCCGTCCTGGGCGTCGCCCCGGCCGACCTCACGCGCGGGTGCGCCCTCGCCCCCGAGGTGCAGGAGGCGTTGGTCCACCGGCGCGGCCGGCTCGGCGCGGCCATCGAGGCCGTCGTCGCCCACGAGGACACCACCCGGGTCGACGAGGCCCCGGCCGGCGGGGAACCCTCGCCCGACCCCGGCCCGGCCCGCAGCCCGGCACCCAGCCCGGCCCCCGGTCCGGTGGGTCCGGACCTGACGTCCGAGATCTACCTCACGGCGACGCTCGCCGCCCGCACCCGCGTGCGGTCGCTGTCCCGCGTCCCGGCCTGA
- a CDS encoding NAD-dependent succinate-semialdehyde dehydrogenase produces the protein MSEHQAGRPTGGQAEYRITNPATGEVVATYPSTTDAELEQALVAATSAHRDWSRTTSAAGRGALVRRVAELHRERREELADAIVTEMGKPRAAALGEVDFAADIYEYYADRAEDLTRDQPVDLLGGEGTAVVRRASLGPLLGIMPWNFPYYQVARFVGPNVVVGNTILLKHAPQCPRSAELIQQVFTDAARELAAPEGVYVDVRISNDQAAAVIGDPRVHGVSLTGSERAGAAVAEVAGRHLKKVALELGGSDPFVLLSTDDLDAVVEAAAAARLDNTGQSCNAAKRFIVVDDLYDAFVEKLAAAFGAQTSGDPTAEDTDLGPLSSLAAAERLAEQVDRAVAQGATVVTGATRDGAYYAPTVLTGVSPDNDAYHEELFGPVAVVHRVSGEDAAVELANDTPYGLGSYVWTTDAEQAQRVADRIEAGMVFVNCVLADSPELPFGGIKRSGTSRELGTLAAEEFVNKKLIRTAG, from the coding sequence GTGAGCGAGCATCAGGCCGGCCGGCCGACCGGGGGCCAGGCGGAGTACCGGATCACCAACCCCGCGACCGGCGAGGTCGTGGCCACCTACCCCAGCACCACCGACGCCGAACTGGAGCAGGCCCTCGTCGCGGCCACGTCCGCCCACCGCGACTGGTCGCGCACGACGAGCGCCGCCGGCCGCGGGGCCCTGGTGCGTCGCGTCGCGGAACTGCACCGCGAACGGCGCGAGGAACTGGCCGACGCCATCGTCACCGAGATGGGCAAACCCCGGGCGGCCGCCCTCGGCGAGGTCGACTTCGCGGCGGACATCTACGAGTACTACGCCGACCGCGCCGAGGACCTCACCCGCGACCAGCCCGTGGACCTGCTGGGCGGGGAGGGGACGGCGGTCGTGCGCCGCGCCTCCCTGGGCCCGCTGCTGGGGATCATGCCGTGGAATTTCCCCTACTACCAGGTCGCCCGGTTCGTGGGCCCGAACGTCGTGGTGGGCAACACGATCCTGCTCAAGCACGCCCCCCAGTGCCCCCGTTCGGCCGAGCTCATCCAGCAGGTCTTCACCGACGCCGCGCGGGAACTCGCCGCTCCCGAGGGCGTGTACGTCGACGTGCGCATCAGCAACGACCAGGCGGCCGCCGTCATCGGTGACCCCCGCGTCCACGGGGTCTCCCTCACCGGGTCCGAGCGCGCGGGTGCCGCGGTCGCCGAGGTCGCGGGCCGGCACCTGAAGAAGGTCGCCCTCGAACTCGGCGGTTCCGACCCGTTCGTGCTGCTGTCCACCGACGACCTCGACGCGGTCGTGGAGGCCGCCGCGGCGGCCCGCCTGGACAACACCGGCCAGTCCTGCAACGCCGCGAAGCGGTTCATCGTCGTGGACGACCTGTACGACGCGTTCGTGGAGAAGCTGGCGGCCGCGTTCGGCGCGCAGACGTCCGGCGACCCGACGGCGGAGGACACCGACCTCGGCCCGCTGTCGTCGCTGGCCGCGGCCGAGCGTCTCGCCGAGCAGGTCGACCGGGCCGTGGCCCAGGGCGCGACGGTCGTCACGGGCGCCACGCGCGACGGCGCCTACTACGCCCCGACGGTGCTGACCGGGGTCTCGCCGGACAACGACGCGTACCACGAGGAACTGTTCGGCCCCGTCGCGGTCGTGCACCGCGTCAGCGGCGAGGACGCCGCCGTGGAGCTGGCCAACGACACCCCCTACGGCCTGGGGTCCTACGTGTGGACGACCGACGCCGAGCAGGCGCAGCGCGTCGCCGACCGCATCGAGGCGGGCATGGTGTTCGTCAACTGCGTCCTGGCCGACTCCCCGGAACTGCCCTTCGGCGGGATCAAGCGCTCGGGCACGTCCCGTGAGCTCGGCACGCTGGCGGCGGAGGAGTTCGTCAACAAGAAGCTCATCCGCACGGCGGGCTGA
- a CDS encoding ArsR/SmtB family transcription factor, producing MTDRLDTTFAALADPTRRALLAQLARGEATVNELAAPHHLTLAAVSRHLTVLETAGLVAKTRRAQWRSCRLVAGPLQEVDDWMEGYRRFFADRFDRLAEHLADHSTDHPKETPP from the coding sequence GTGACGGACCGGCTCGACACCACGTTCGCGGCACTCGCCGACCCCACCCGCCGCGCGCTGCTCGCGCAACTGGCGCGCGGCGAGGCCACCGTCAACGAACTCGCCGCACCGCACCACCTCACGCTGGCCGCCGTCTCCCGGCACCTGACGGTCCTCGAGACCGCCGGGCTGGTGGCCAAGACCCGGCGGGCCCAGTGGCGGTCCTGCCGGCTCGTCGCCGGTCCCCTCCAGGAGGTCGACGACTGGATGGAGGGCTACCGCCGGTTCTTCGCCGACCGGTTCGACCGGCTCGCCGAGCACCTCGCGGACCACTCGACCGACCACCCGAAGGAGACGCCCCCGTGA
- a CDS encoding CDP-alcohol phosphatidyltransferase family protein — MRTGPAAVGGPHTGPGTGLRDASATLVLSALLCTTLVAGPAVTGSFGVALEHGTAVAVGVALVAGAALAVARRRDRWCGPADRVTLARTVLVGGCATVAVLALSGVLGPRPWLLVALAVPALVLDGVDGHVARRTGTATAAGARLDMEVDAALLLVLSAVAALTHGPWVLVIGLLRYAYLAAGWCWAPLRRTPAPRYSRKVVAVAQAVALLTALLPPVPPRAGGALLAAALAALVFSFGRDVRSLHRRTPEVVLDPVDGRGPALADAQAEPVRDLRLVEVGPELEGGRHPRPRGHG, encoded by the coding sequence ATGCGCACTGGACCAGCCGCGGTCGGCGGCCCGCACACCGGGCCCGGGACGGGGCTCCGCGACGCCTCGGCGACGCTGGTCCTGTCGGCCCTCCTGTGCACGACCCTCGTGGCGGGTCCGGCGGTCACGGGGTCCTTCGGCGTGGCGCTGGAGCACGGGACGGCCGTGGCGGTCGGGGTGGCGCTCGTGGCGGGCGCCGCGCTGGCCGTGGCCCGCCGCCGCGACCGCTGGTGCGGCCCGGCCGACCGCGTCACCCTGGCCCGCACGGTCCTCGTGGGCGGCTGCGCGACCGTCGCCGTGCTGGCCCTCAGCGGGGTGCTCGGGCCCCGGCCCTGGCTCCTGGTCGCCCTGGCGGTCCCGGCGCTCGTCCTCGACGGCGTCGACGGGCACGTGGCCCGGCGGACGGGGACGGCCACCGCGGCCGGGGCCCGCCTCGACATGGAGGTCGACGCCGCGCTCCTGCTCGTGCTCTCCGCCGTCGCGGCGCTCACCCACGGCCCGTGGGTGCTGGTCATCGGCCTCCTGCGCTACGCCTACCTCGCCGCGGGCTGGTGCTGGGCGCCCCTGCGCCGCACACCCGCCCCGCGGTACTCGCGCAAGGTCGTGGCCGTGGCGCAGGCCGTGGCCCTCCTCACCGCGCTGCTCCCGCCCGTCCCGCCACGCGCCGGTGGAGCGCTCCTGGCGGCCGCCCTCGCCGCCCTGGTGTTCTCCTTCGGGCGCGACGTCCGGTCACTGCACCGCCGCACCCCGGAGGTGGTCCTCGATCCGGTCGACGGTCGTGGTCCAGCCCTCGCGGATGCCCAGGCCGAACCAGTGCGCGACCTGCGCCTCGTCGAGGTCGGGCCCGAGCTCGAGGGTGGCCGTCATCCTCGTCCCCGCGGGCACGGCTGA
- a CDS encoding nucleoside hydrolase — translation MSTPFFLDCDTGIDDAMAIGWLVASPGVDLVGVSTVSGNLDAAGGARNTLDLLALLGRPDVPVSVGAHDFLDHPYSGGAPEVHGGNGIGDVDLPRAAGGPTGRSGAEAIVEAARAHPGRLHLLAIGPFTNLSLALDLEPRLPELLGHVTVMGGAAMAPGNVSALAEANVANDPLAAHRVFTAGFDLTMVGLDVTMRHVFEESHRQELLAVGTPGAVAIAQMLEFYFAFYAQRFGRPCAVLHDPLAAAVATGDVTATSAPRVPVVVDHTDGPGRGQTIADLRDLYQGFPHSYPGGTRVLLEVPGDFAGDLLRRLRTL, via the coding sequence GTGAGCACCCCCTTCTTCCTCGACTGCGACACCGGCATCGACGACGCCATGGCGATCGGCTGGCTCGTGGCCTCGCCCGGTGTCGACCTCGTGGGGGTCTCGACCGTCAGCGGCAACCTCGACGCGGCCGGGGGAGCGCGCAACACCCTGGACCTGCTGGCCCTCCTGGGCCGCCCCGACGTCCCCGTCAGCGTCGGCGCCCACGACTTCCTCGACCACCCGTACTCCGGCGGGGCGCCGGAGGTGCACGGCGGCAACGGGATCGGCGACGTGGACCTGCCCCGCGCCGCGGGCGGACCGACCGGCCGCAGCGGTGCCGAGGCGATCGTCGAGGCCGCGCGCGCCCACCCGGGGCGGCTCCACCTCCTGGCCATCGGTCCGTTCACCAACCTGTCCCTGGCCCTCGACCTGGAACCGCGGCTGCCGGAACTCCTCGGGCACGTGACCGTCATGGGGGGCGCCGCGATGGCGCCGGGGAACGTCTCGGCCCTGGCCGAGGCGAACGTCGCGAACGACCCGCTCGCGGCGCACCGCGTGTTCACCGCCGGTTTCGACCTCACGATGGTCGGGCTCGACGTGACGATGCGGCACGTGTTCGAGGAGTCGCACCGGCAGGAGCTGCTGGCCGTCGGCACGCCCGGCGCCGTGGCGATCGCGCAGATGCTCGAGTTCTACTTCGCGTTCTACGCCCAGCGGTTCGGCCGCCCGTGCGCGGTCCTGCACGACCCGCTCGCGGCCGCCGTCGCGACGGGTGACGTGACGGCGACGTCGGCCCCGCGGGTCCCAGTCGTCGTCGACCACACCGACGGTCCGGGCCGGGGGCAGACGATCGCGGACCTGCGCGACCTCTACCAGGGTTTCCCGCACAGCTACCCCGGCGGTACGCGCGTGCTGCTGGAGGTCCCGGGCGACTTCGCCGGTGACCTGCTGAGGCGGTTGCGGACCCTCTGA